The following proteins are encoded in a genomic region of Channa argus isolate prfri chromosome 3, Channa argus male v1.0, whole genome shotgun sequence:
- the ppa2 gene encoding inorganic pyrophosphatase 2, mitochondrial, translating to MSALLLRSSLGGLVTLFGSFCASRSKLVTQAAGGPHLYNLRKTMHYLTEERGHPNSPDYRIYFKTSEGKYISPFHDIPLIAENEQDNDVPAKKAKKNESEMLFNMVVEVPRWSNAKMEIATKESLNPIKQDVKKGKLRYVANIFPYKGYIWNYGALPQTWEDPDQPDKETKCCGDNDPIDVCDIGTQVCFSGQVIQVKVLGILAMIDEGEMDWKVIAINAKDPDAQNISSIEDVFKTRPGHLEATVEWFRKYKVPDGKPENQFGFNGQFKDKDFAVEIIKATHEHWRALVRKQTNKGAIICKNITCSESPFICSADEAKDVVQSAPAYGGAYPVSSELDKWHFV from the exons ATGAGCGCGCTGCTCCTGCGCTCCTCGCTTGGTGGCTTGGTGACACTTTTCGGCTCCTTCTGCGCTTCTCGAAGCAAACTCGTCACACAAGCAGCAGGTGGTCCTCACCTGTATAATCTGAGAAAAACGATGCACTATCTAACGGAGGAGAGAGGACACCCCAATTCTCCTGACTACCGGATTTATTTTA AAACGTCTGAAGGGAAATACATTTCACCATTCCATGACATTCCACTTATAGCAGAGAATGAACAG gacaatgatgtGCCAGCTAAAAAAGCCAAGAAGAATGAAAGTGAG ATGCTCTTTAACATGGTTGTGGAGGTACCTCGTTGGTCAAATGCTAAAATGGAG ATTGCAACAAAAGAATCACTGAATCCAATCAAGCAAGATGTAAAGAAAGGGAAGCTCCGATATGTTGCCAACATATTTCCTTATAAAGGTTACATTTGGAACTATGGGGCTCTTCCACAG ACATGGGAGGACCCAGACCAaccagacaaagagacaaagtgcTGTGGTGATAATGATCCCATTGATGTTTGTGATATCGGCACCCAG GTGTGCTTTTCAGGTCAGGTGATCCAAGTAAAAGTCCTTGGCATCTTGGCTATGATTGATGAGGGAGAAATGGACTGGAAGGTCATTGCTATCAATGCCAAAGACCCAGATGCCCAAAACATAAGTA GTATAGAGGATGTTTTTAAGACCCGGCCTGGTCATTTAGAGGCCACAGTCGAATGGTTTAGGAAATATAAGGTGCCTGATGGAAAGCCTGAAAACCAATTTGGATTCAATGGACAATTCAAAGACAAG GACTTTGCAGTAGAGATCATTAAGGCCACCCATGAGCACTGGAGGGCACTAGTGCGGAAGCAGACAAATAAGGGAGCTATTATATG cAAAAATATCACTTGCTCTGAGAGTCCCTTCATATGCAGCGCTGATGAAGCCAAAGATGTGGTCCAATCG GCCCCTGCATATGGTGGTGCTTATCCTGTGTCTTCAGAGC TTGACAAGTGGCATTTTGTCTGA